In the Syntrophorhabdaceae bacterium genome, ACCGAACCCTGTCAATCCCACCCATATGATATCCTTTTTTATCGATTTTACTGTCTCGTAGTCAACTCCAAGTTTCTTATAGTTTTTCGGGAGCTGGTTTGTAGCGAAGATGTCGACGTTTAATTCGACGAGTAATTTTTTGAATATCTCGTGGCCTTCGGGCGCGCCGAGGTCAAGCGTAATTGCCTGCTTGTTGCAGTTAATGGCGAGAAAATAGGTGTACATCCTGTCTTCATTGAGCCTGTTCTCGCCGACCCTCCTGTTGGGGTCACCGTATACAGGGTGCTCCATGCGTATGACCTTCGCGCCGTCGAGGGAAAGCCTGTATGAGAGGTATGGTAAAACCGTTGCCTGTTCAAGGGACAGAACCGTAATGTTTTTAAAAATTTCATGGTCTTCCATGTGCCCTCCTTTGGATACTGTATACAATTTGACTGATTTCAACTATAGTATCACTATAAATAATTGTCAAGATTTTTGTATACAAAATTAAACAACGATTGATTTAGGCTTTTTTTTATTGTAGATTAGACGGAACGCAAGCATTCAGCTATTATTATTAAGCTTTTAGCCCGTTACGGGATGCTGCTCTTGAAGGCCCTTGAATGAGAACTTGCTGTTAAAAGCCATGGTTTCGGAGGATTCATGAAAGGAAGGATATTCAGCGGGATACAGCCCACAGGGGACATACATCTGGGTAATTATGTCGGCGCGATCAGGCATTGGGTCCATTTGATGGAGGAATATGACTGTATATTCTCTGTTGTCGATTACCATGCGATTACCGTGGAATACCCCATCGACGAGCTGAAACAGCGCTCCGTCGAAACAGCGCTCATTCTTATCGCCTGCGGTCTATCGCCCGAAAAGTGCAGGATCTTTGTCCAGTCTCACGTCCCTGAGCATACAGAGCTCGCCTGGATATTCAATTGCGTAACACCCATCGGGGATCTCGAGAGGATGACCCAGTTCAAGGACAAATCGAAACAGCACAGGGGCAATATCAACATGGGCCTCATGGGCTACCCCGTCCTTCAGGCCGCGGACATCCTTATATATAAGGCAGGTTTCGTGCCTGTCGGTGAAGACCAGGTTCAGCATGTTGAACTGTCGAGGGAGGTGGCGCGAAAGTTCAACGGCAGGTATGGCGAGCTTTTCCCTGAGCCGCAGGTGATACTATCCAGGGCGCCGAAGATCCTCGGCGTTGACGGCCAGGCGAAGATGTCAAAGACACTCAATAACTATATCGGGATACTGGAAGAGGAAAAGGACATCTGGGAAAAACTGAGAACAGCGGTGACCGACGTGAACCGGGTGAGACGCTCCGATACGGGCAACCCGGAGGTCTGCAACATCTTCACGATCCACAGGGCGTTCTCGGAAAACACCATGCTTCTCGAGATCGATAAGGGCTGCAGGTCCGCTGCCATCGGCTGCATAGACTGCAAGAAGATGCTCTTCGAAAACATCAGGAAGGAGCTGACGCCCATTAGGGAAAAGGCTTTTGCCCTGAAAAAAGATACCGGCTACGTCATCGATGCCCTCAAAAAAGGCGCCGGTGAATGCAGCGTCATCGCGAAACAGACGATGGATGAGGTCCGCAAGGTCATAGGACTCTATATTCCGTAAACAGCTTACACCGAATTGCCTTCATTCATATAACTTCGTTGCCTGCTATTACCGGTACACCCGCAAGCGGGTGCTATTTTTGAATGCAACTCGGTATTACAGATCAGCGGTTAGCAATCAGCCAGGAAACCGTTCTATTTGGTCTGTCTGGTCTTAACGTTGAACGCTGAACATAGAACATTGAACAGGTCTTCCATCACAGGTGTATCGCTATTCTCTTCAGCGATAGATGTCTTTGCGATGACCGACCCGCACTATCCAGACCGTAAGCTCTTTGTCCTGGATTGAGTACACAATTCGATATCGTCCCTGACGGATACGATACCTTTCCTGGCCGGTCAACTTTTCACAGCCTGACGGTCGCGGATCTTCGGCGAGCGCCCTGATCCGCTGAAGGATCTTCCTGAGATCGGTTTTTGGTATCGCAGAAAAATCCTTCTCAACGGATTTTCGGAAATAGATTCTATATACGGCCATCTTTTTTCAGCCTTTTGACCATTTCGTCATAGCTGATCAAAGGCTCTCTAACCCTTTCTTCAAGGGCCGCTATATCTTCGACGTCCTCCGCGAGGGCCCCCCTGACAGCACTGTTGACAAGCTCCGATACGGACCGGGATGTTTCAACCGCCTTCAGGCGCAACGCCTTATGCAGGTCAGGCTCCAAATATATCGTAGCTCGTTTTGTTTGAGCGGCCATATTGCCACCTCCTCAAGTCGCTATGTAACTATAACATCATGACGTCATAACGTCAACACATCTTCTTCCGTTTTTTCCGTGTAA is a window encoding:
- the trpS gene encoding tryptophan--tRNA ligase; its protein translation is MKGRIFSGIQPTGDIHLGNYVGAIRHWVHLMEEYDCIFSVVDYHAITVEYPIDELKQRSVETALILIACGLSPEKCRIFVQSHVPEHTELAWIFNCVTPIGDLERMTQFKDKSKQHRGNINMGLMGYPVLQAADILIYKAGFVPVGEDQVQHVELSREVARKFNGRYGELFPEPQVILSRAPKILGVDGQAKMSKTLNNYIGILEEEKDIWEKLRTAVTDVNRVRRSDTGNPEVCNIFTIHRAFSENTMLLEIDKGCRSAAIGCIDCKKMLFENIRKELTPIREKAFALKKDTGYVIDALKKGAGECSVIAKQTMDEVRKVIGLYIP
- a CDS encoding type II toxin-antitoxin system RelE/ParE family toxin, with product MAVYRIYFRKSVEKDFSAIPKTDLRKILQRIRALAEDPRPSGCEKLTGQERYRIRQGRYRIVYSIQDKELTVWIVRVGHRKDIYR